A stretch of the Pseudalkalibacillus hwajinpoensis genome encodes the following:
- the spxA gene encoding transcriptional regulator SpxA, translating into MVTLYTSPSCTSCRKAKAWLQEHDIPFTERNIFSEPLTIEEVKEILRMTEDGTDEIISTRSKTFQELNLNLDTVSLQELFELISEHPGLLRRPIILDEKRLQVGYNEDEIRRFLPRKVRTFQLQEAQRLVN; encoded by the coding sequence ATGGTAACACTCTATACATCACCAAGCTGCACATCTTGTCGAAAAGCGAAGGCGTGGTTGCAGGAGCACGATATTCCGTTTACAGAACGTAATATTTTTTCTGAACCTCTTACTATTGAAGAAGTGAAAGAAATTTTACGTATGACTGAAGACGGAACAGATGAAATTATATCAACTCGCTCAAAAACTTTCCAGGAATTGAACTTAAATCTTGATACGGTTTCTTTACAGGAATTGTTTGAGCTAATTAGCGAGCATCCAGGATTGCTTCGCCGTCCAATCATTTTGGATGAAAAAAGACTCCAGGTTGGTTATAACGAAGATGAAATTCGTCGTTTCCTACCTCGCAAGGTTCGTACTTTTCAACTTCAAGAGGCACAGCGTCTCGTTAACTAA
- a CDS encoding TerC family protein: protein MLTLETMTQILFIIGIDIVLGGDNAVVIALACRNLPDSHRNKAIMMGTAIAVGLRIALTIVAVYLLMLPFLLIVGSLFLLYISFKLVIDSESNETVQSTFSFWGAIRTIVIADLIMGLDNVLAIAGASEGKLPLVVFGLFISIPIIVWGSRMIMHALDHFPVLIYIGAGILAFTSARMLTSAAELKTFFYTYPSMEVATEIIFLLVVIVGGWLVKKVKGNILYIH, encoded by the coding sequence TTGCTTACCTTAGAAACCATGACTCAGATTCTGTTTATTATCGGTATTGATATCGTCCTAGGTGGTGACAACGCAGTTGTAATCGCCCTCGCGTGTCGTAATCTCCCCGATTCTCATCGCAACAAAGCTATCATGATGGGAACAGCCATTGCTGTTGGACTTAGAATAGCACTAACCATTGTCGCTGTCTATTTATTGATGCTCCCTTTCTTATTAATTGTTGGTAGCCTCTTTCTTCTCTACATTTCCTTCAAGTTGGTAATCGATAGCGAAAGTAATGAAACGGTCCAATCCACCTTTTCGTTTTGGGGAGCCATTCGAACCATCGTCATAGCAGATCTCATTATGGGGCTCGATAATGTACTAGCGATCGCTGGTGCATCCGAGGGGAAACTGCCGCTTGTCGTTTTTGGATTATTCATCTCTATCCCTATTATCGTATGGGGGAGTCGAATGATCATGCATGCCCTTGATCATTTTCCTGTATTAATTTATATTGGTGCAGGCATTTTAGCTTTTACCTCTGCAAGGATGTTAACAAGCGCAGCAGAATTAAAAACCTTCTTTTATACATACCCTTCCATGGAAGTGGCCACCGAGATTATTTTTCTTCTCGTTGTGATTGTTGGAGGATGGTTAGTAAAGAAGGTGAAAGGAAACATTCTTTACATTCATTAA
- the mecA gene encoding adaptor protein MecA: MEIERVNANTLKFFITYRDIENRGFDREEIWYDRERGEELFWEMMDEAHQREQFSLEGPLWIQVQALEKGLEIIVTRAQMSNDGSKLELPMSEDKQLDLPLDENMDKILDDKFALQNNLDPEDEPEPLEGEELSFMIGFRDFEDVISLSHGFDSTGVENGLYHYEDRYYLHVVFDETLIEEDQDNRLSQLLEYGYETDLTIHRIHEYGKEILSEQALEQLRGHFPLL; the protein is encoded by the coding sequence ATGGAAATCGAACGCGTCAATGCGAATACTTTAAAATTCTTTATTACGTATAGAGATATTGAAAATAGAGGGTTCGATCGAGAAGAAATTTGGTACGACAGAGAAAGAGGAGAAGAATTGTTCTGGGAAATGATGGACGAAGCACATCAAAGGGAACAGTTTTCACTTGAGGGTCCACTCTGGATACAAGTTCAAGCACTTGAAAAGGGTCTTGAAATCATTGTGACACGTGCACAAATGTCAAACGACGGGTCCAAACTTGAACTTCCGATGTCAGAGGATAAGCAGCTTGATCTTCCGCTCGATGAAAATATGGATAAAATTCTTGATGATAAATTTGCGCTTCAGAACAATTTAGATCCAGAAGACGAGCCTGAGCCGCTAGAAGGTGAAGAGCTTTCCTTTATGATCGGATTTAGAGACTTTGAAGATGTGATTTCATTGTCACACGGATTTGATTCAACTGGAGTCGAAAATGGATTGTATCATTATGAGGACCGTTATTATCTCCATGTTGTCTTCGACGAAACATTGATAGAAGAAGATCAGGACAACCGATTGAGTCAGCTGTTGGAATACGGATATGAAACAGACCTGACCATTCACCGCATTCATGAATACGGTAAGGAGATTCTCTCTGAGCAGGCTCTTGAACAACTCCGCGGACACTTCCCACTCTTATAA
- a CDS encoding competence protein CoiA, whose product MLTASTTNGSLLNLADRCFSLDELRQLRRSTHYYCPGCRERVVMKLGEKKIWHFAHQGSPPCEMEWERESNYHLTGKQQLYDWLREDHQDVQLEHVLIASNQRPDLFLPSSRTAIEFQCASIEASLLTKRSFDYNASNIHVTWILGAKRLKRLYSLIHTLSAMDWAAASHHRGSPSIYYYCPEECTFANLTIHYSLTPTKFICTTTYHSASTTSYFDLFKSHTPFTNHESAPIWFKQKQIWRQNPHGEKSFIYYFLRKRLYLSGKSIRFFPSEAGIPSSQNYWIETPSYLWQTWIIICYLSLIPQNKSFSMQSLINAFQQVIDATLIKVRNGPHKIQGEGVSAALKGYIDQLVRLKVLKEWDNERYEKLYQPEVHKQVERCTKKDHEILGKLV is encoded by the coding sequence ATGTTAACTGCTTCAACTACAAATGGATCGTTACTCAATCTTGCTGATCGTTGCTTCAGCCTTGATGAGCTACGGCAATTGAGACGTTCTACACACTATTATTGTCCTGGGTGCCGTGAGCGGGTTGTGATGAAGCTAGGTGAAAAGAAGATATGGCATTTTGCTCATCAAGGGTCCCCGCCTTGTGAAATGGAATGGGAGCGAGAATCTAATTACCACCTAACCGGAAAACAACAGCTTTATGATTGGCTTAGAGAAGATCACCAGGATGTGCAATTAGAACATGTGTTAATTGCCTCTAATCAACGCCCCGATTTATTTCTCCCCTCATCTCGTACGGCGATTGAATTTCAATGCGCCTCAATAGAAGCGAGCCTACTTACGAAACGATCATTTGATTATAACGCTTCAAACATTCATGTGACGTGGATTCTTGGAGCAAAGCGTCTCAAGCGACTATATTCCCTCATCCACACCCTTTCAGCTATGGACTGGGCAGCAGCATCCCACCATAGAGGTTCTCCTTCTATTTATTATTATTGCCCAGAAGAATGTACCTTCGCGAACCTAACCATCCACTATAGCTTAACCCCTACAAAATTCATCTGTACAACCACTTATCACAGCGCTTCAACTACTTCTTATTTTGATTTATTTAAGTCCCATACTCCTTTTACTAATCATGAATCCGCGCCCATATGGTTTAAGCAAAAACAAATTTGGCGTCAAAATCCCCATGGTGAAAAATCATTCATTTATTACTTCTTACGTAAACGACTCTATCTTAGCGGAAAGTCTATTCGATTTTTCCCCTCTGAAGCTGGAATCCCATCTTCACAAAACTACTGGATTGAAACCCCTTCTTATTTATGGCAAACGTGGATTATTATTTGCTATCTTTCTTTAATCCCTCAAAATAAATCATTCTCTATGCAGTCATTAATAAATGCCTTCCAACAAGTAATCGATGCTACTCTTATCAAAGTAAGAAATGGCCCTCACAAGATACAGGGTGAAGGAGTGTCAGCGGCACTAAAGGGGTATATTGATCAATTAGTTCGGTTAAAAGTTTTGAAAGAATGGGATAATGAACGATATGAAAAGCTTTATCAACCTGAGGTTCACAAGCAAGTTGAGCGATGCACTAAAAAAGATCATGAAATTCTCGGGAAACTTGTGTGA
- the pepF gene encoding oligoendopeptidase F: protein MMEEKKVNALPKRDEIPVEDTWDLEAIYENDQKWDEEFKEIKALLPEMEEYKGKLADSANTLFAALQKQDEITIKLGKLYTYAHMRYDQDTTNSHYQGLNDRAANLATQVSSELAFVVPEILSVPEETIKQYLNEKKELKLYEQALDEINRERPHVLSKEEEAILAGVSDVTNSSSNTFGMLNNADMKFPTIKDENGEEVEVTHGRYIRFLESSDRRVRKDAFKAVYETYGKFKNTFASTLSGTVKKDNYYASVRNYDSARQAALDSNNIPEDVYDNLVETVHNRLDLLHRYVNLRKKALGLEDIHMYDLYTPLVPEVKMEVSYKEAKDYILKGLSPLGEEYKEILEEGFSNRWVDVQENVGKRSGAYSSGTYGTRPYILMNWQDNVNNLFTLAHEFGHSVHSYYTRENQPYPYANYSIFVAEVASTTNESLLNHYLLENTSDKKEKLYLLNHYLEGFRGTVFRQTMFAEFEHAIHKRAQDGEPLTPDLLSSIYYDLNKTYFGDDLVIDDEIALEWARIPHFYYNYYVFQYATGFSAAASLSNQILEEGDEAVSRYIDFLKAGSSDYPIEVLKKAGVDMTSSKPISDALDVFESILNEMENLLFEDE, encoded by the coding sequence ATGATGGAAGAGAAAAAAGTAAACGCTCTACCTAAACGAGACGAAATTCCAGTAGAAGATACTTGGGATCTTGAAGCCATTTACGAAAACGATCAAAAATGGGATGAGGAATTTAAAGAAATAAAAGCACTTCTCCCAGAGATGGAAGAATACAAAGGGAAGTTAGCCGATTCTGCGAATACGCTTTTTGCTGCCCTTCAAAAACAAGATGAAATTACAATTAAGCTTGGCAAGCTGTATACATATGCCCATATGCGCTATGATCAGGATACAACTAACTCGCATTACCAGGGTCTTAATGATCGTGCAGCTAATCTTGCGACGCAGGTGAGTAGTGAGCTCGCTTTTGTTGTACCAGAAATTCTAAGTGTACCCGAAGAAACCATCAAACAGTATTTGAACGAAAAGAAAGAACTGAAACTTTATGAGCAAGCATTAGATGAAATCAATCGAGAGCGTCCGCACGTTCTATCTAAGGAAGAAGAAGCCATTCTGGCTGGTGTTAGCGACGTAACGAACAGTTCAAGCAACACGTTTGGCATGTTAAATAATGCAGATATGAAGTTTCCAACGATTAAGGATGAGAATGGGGAAGAAGTGGAAGTTACACACGGACGCTACATTCGTTTTCTTGAGAGTAGCGACCGTCGTGTAAGGAAAGATGCGTTCAAGGCAGTCTATGAAACGTATGGGAAATTCAAGAATACTTTTGCTTCTACACTAAGTGGAACAGTTAAGAAAGACAATTATTATGCTAGCGTGCGTAATTATGATTCGGCAAGACAAGCTGCACTTGATAGTAATAACATTCCAGAAGACGTCTATGACAACCTTGTGGAAACAGTGCACAATCGCCTTGATCTATTGCATCGCTATGTAAACCTTCGAAAGAAAGCACTTGGTCTTGAGGACATTCATATGTATGATCTCTATACACCACTTGTACCAGAAGTGAAGATGGAGGTTTCATATAAAGAAGCGAAAGATTACATTCTCAAAGGATTATCTCCACTAGGAGAAGAGTACAAAGAGATCTTAGAAGAAGGCTTCTCAAACCGATGGGTAGATGTGCAAGAAAACGTAGGTAAAAGAAGTGGGGCTTACTCTTCAGGTACGTATGGAACACGTCCATATATTCTAATGAACTGGCAAGATAACGTGAATAATTTATTTACGCTCGCTCACGAGTTCGGCCATTCGGTTCATAGTTATTACACAAGAGAAAACCAACCTTATCCGTACGCAAATTATTCCATTTTTGTAGCTGAAGTTGCTTCAACAACAAATGAATCGTTACTCAATCATTATTTGCTCGAAAACACTTCAGACAAAAAGGAAAAGCTTTATTTATTAAACCACTATCTAGAAGGATTCAGAGGAACCGTATTTAGACAAACGATGTTTGCTGAGTTTGAGCATGCGATTCACAAAAGAGCGCAAGATGGTGAGCCGTTGACGCCAGATCTTCTTTCCTCGATCTACTATGATCTTAACAAAACGTATTTTGGTGACGATCTTGTGATCGATGATGAAATTGCACTTGAGTGGGCGCGCATTCCTCATTTCTATTACAATTACTATGTATTCCAATATGCGACTGGATTTAGCGCAGCTGCATCCCTCTCAAATCAAATTCTTGAAGAAGGCGATGAAGCCGTCTCAAGATACATTGATTTCTTAAAAGCAGGAAGCTCAGATTATCCGATTGAAGTCTTGAAAAAGGCCGGAGTAGATATGACTTCTTCTAAACCAATCAGTGACGCACTAGATGTATTTGAATCCATTCTTAACGAAATGGAGAATCTGTTATTCGAAGACGAATAG
- a CDS encoding ClpXP adapter SpxH family protein, with the protein MEIYSFIDPLCPDCWGLEPIIKKLHLEYGHTFRIRHLVGGNIKSFNSFKRKNEGITTHADVAERWERTASRSGMSCDGDLWYEDPMDTPYIASIAIKAAELQGKLPGFRFLRKMRELLFIQKQNMTKEENLVQAAKETGLDVEEFQKDLHSQAAVKAFQCDLKISSEMEVNELPTLVFFNENIEEEGLKITGLYEYDVYVRILTEMLKTKPTPEPLPSLDEFMERYHFVATKEVAVVYDMSCDEADAAMKKLALKQKVEKVPAKHGCFWRTVKS; encoded by the coding sequence ATCGAGATCTATTCATTTATTGATCCGCTTTGTCCTGACTGCTGGGGTCTCGAACCGATCATTAAGAAATTACACCTAGAATATGGACATACTTTCCGCATTAGACATCTAGTTGGCGGTAATATAAAATCATTTAACTCGTTTAAACGAAAAAATGAAGGCATCACAACACACGCTGATGTGGCTGAGCGTTGGGAACGTACAGCCAGTCGCTCTGGGATGTCCTGTGACGGTGATTTGTGGTATGAGGACCCTATGGATACCCCTTATATCGCATCAATTGCTATCAAGGCTGCAGAGCTTCAGGGAAAGCTTCCAGGATTTCGTTTCCTAAGGAAAATGAGAGAACTTCTTTTTATCCAAAAGCAAAACATGACAAAAGAAGAAAATCTTGTTCAAGCAGCAAAAGAAACCGGACTTGATGTGGAAGAATTCCAGAAAGATCTTCACTCACAAGCTGCTGTAAAAGCATTTCAATGTGACTTAAAGATCTCTTCAGAAATGGAAGTTAATGAGCTGCCTACCCTTGTTTTCTTCAATGAAAATATTGAAGAAGAAGGTCTTAAAATTACAGGACTTTATGAATATGATGTGTATGTTAGAATTCTGACAGAAATGCTTAAAACAAAACCAACGCCAGAGCCTCTTCCGTCGCTAGATGAATTCATGGAACGCTATCACTTTGTCGCAACAAAAGAAGTGGCGGTCGTTTACGACATGAGTTGCGACGAGGCAGATGCCGCTATGAAGAAGCTCGCCTTAAAGCAAAAGGTAGAGAAAGTGCCCGCGAAACATGGATGTTTCTGGCGCACTGTAAAAAGTTAA
- a CDS encoding globin: MNMKQNMYDHIGGAQLEQLVTAFYNRVSQHPELKPIFPNNLTETARKQTQFLTQFLGGPPLYSEEHGHPMLRARHLPFEITPKRATAWLSCMELAMDEVELDEDLREHLLTRLTFTAHHMVNSGDQEEKGESN, encoded by the coding sequence ATGAATATGAAACAAAACATGTATGATCATATCGGCGGTGCTCAGCTTGAACAGCTAGTGACTGCTTTTTATAATCGGGTTTCACAGCATCCCGAATTAAAACCTATTTTTCCAAATAATTTAACTGAAACAGCTAGAAAACAAACTCAATTCCTAACTCAATTTCTCGGAGGGCCGCCTCTATATTCCGAAGAACATGGGCACCCTATGTTAAGAGCGAGGCATCTCCCATTCGAGATAACACCCAAACGTGCGACAGCATGGCTTTCTTGCATGGAGTTAGCAATGGATGAGGTTGAACTAGACGAAGATTTACGAGAACATCTCCTAACAAGGTTAACGTTCACTGCTCATCATATGGTTAACTCGGGTGATCAGGAAGAGAAAGGAGAATCGAATTGA